A genomic region of Elusimicrobiota bacterium contains the following coding sequences:
- a CDS encoding ammonium transporter, which produces MDHGNVNAGDTAFVLLSTALVMLMTPGLGLFYGGMVRRKNVIGTILQSLMAVPLIGIQWVLWGYSLAFGPDIKGFIGSLDWFGLTGVGLEPNADYAATIPHQAFMIYQAMFAVITPALITGAFAERIKFKSFLVFSVLWATFVYDILAHWVWGAGGWLKNMGALDFAGGNVVHISSGLSALAAALFIGKRKDYGQEGLQAHNVTMTLLGAGLLWFGWFGFNAGSALSANGLSTAAFVTTNTAAAAATISWLFAEWWRQGKPTALGAASGAVAGLVAITPAAGFVTPLSALAIGAIAGILCYGAIRVKAKLGYDDSLDAFGIHGIGGIWGALATGLFATKTINANGANGLFYGNPHQLYVQAVSVLACGAFAFIMSWMMFKAIDAVIGLRVGEEEEEIGLDLTQHGEAGYSL; this is translated from the coding sequence ATGGACCACGGAAACGTAAACGCTGGGGACACGGCCTTTGTGCTCCTCTCAACCGCGCTTGTGATGCTCATGACCCCCGGGCTCGGGCTCTTCTACGGGGGCATGGTTCGCCGAAAAAACGTCATCGGAACGATCCTGCAAAGCCTCATGGCCGTGCCCTTAATCGGCATCCAATGGGTGCTCTGGGGATACAGCCTCGCCTTCGGGCCGGACATCAAAGGCTTCATCGGCAGCCTGGACTGGTTCGGGTTGACGGGCGTGGGATTGGAACCTAACGCCGACTATGCCGCGACCATTCCGCATCAGGCCTTTATGATCTATCAGGCCATGTTCGCGGTGATCACGCCCGCGCTTATCACCGGGGCCTTCGCCGAACGGATCAAGTTCAAAAGTTTCCTAGTCTTTTCGGTGCTTTGGGCCACATTCGTCTACGACATATTGGCTCATTGGGTCTGGGGAGCCGGGGGCTGGCTTAAAAACATGGGGGCTCTCGACTTCGCAGGAGGCAATGTCGTTCATATCAGCTCCGGGCTTTCGGCCCTGGCTGCGGCCTTGTTTATCGGCAAGCGCAAAGACTACGGACAAGAAGGGCTTCAAGCCCACAATGTGACCATGACGCTTCTGGGAGCCGGGCTTCTTTGGTTCGGCTGGTTCGGGTTCAATGCCGGAAGCGCGCTCTCAGCTAACGGCCTGTCGACAGCAGCCTTTGTCACCACCAATACGGCCGCGGCAGCAGCCACGATCAGTTGGTTATTCGCCGAATGGTGGCGCCAAGGCAAGCCCACGGCCCTGGGAGCGGCCAGCGGCGCGGTGGCCGGTCTAGTGGCGATCACACCCGCAGCCGGATTCGTCACGCCCTTGTCTGCATTGGCGATCGGGGCTATTGCGGGTATTCTCTGCTACGGAGCGATTCGCGTCAAAGCCAAATTAGGCTATGACGATTCGCTGGATGCCTTCGGCATTCACGGAATCGGCGGCATTTGGGGGGCGCTGGCCACCGGGCTATTCGCCACGAAAACCATCAATGCCAACGGAGCAAACGGCCTTTTCTACGGCAATCCTCATCAGCTCTATGTTCAGGCGGTTTCCGTTCTCGCTTGCGGAGCCTTCGCCTTTATCATGAGCTGGATGATGTTCAAGGCCATCGATGCCGTGATCGGATTGCGCGTCGGCGAAGAAGAAGAGGAAATCGGGCTCGACTTGACCCAGCATGGGGAAGCGGGCTACAGCTTGTAA
- a CDS encoding acyl-CoA dehydrogenase family protein, with amino-acid sequence MADTAEPVLRAALALETKITEHLADDCSLKGQISADKIDERQLAAYDLAYLAAQLRAARALWRFASESGQDLDKRLAAFLIADAANDFAGRVRSRLPEFGLTKKEFEATLGGDQCAAWIAETLAPAFYGPAARLLTQDGPLLGLSSEHEEIRQLFRKFAETKVAPVAEKVHREDLLAPEEVIRDLAQMGCFGLSVPQRYEGFQDDAKPDNLGMVLATEELSRVSLGVAGSLITRPEILAKALLKGGTEEQKAKWLPLIATGQKMVSVAVTEPDYGSDVAGIIVKALPKNNGWVIQGTKMWCTFAGRADLLMVLARTDPDASKKHRGLSVFIVEKPPSDGRSFSYDNPKGGRISGRQIACIGYRGMHTFEVVFEDFWVPAENLIGGESGLGKGFYLQMEGFAGGRLQTAARANGVSQAAIDEALKYALARKVFGKPIAEYQMTQWKLVRMAALLSGSRQLTYEVARLFDEGKGVMEASLVKLFASRIAEWIARESTQIHGAMGYAEETAVSRYFVDARVFSIFEGAEEILALRVIAKTLFEENLKARTPA; translated from the coding sequence ATGGCGGATACGGCCGAGCCGGTTCTTCGAGCTGCCTTAGCGCTCGAGACGAAAATAACCGAGCATTTGGCGGATGACTGCTCGCTTAAGGGGCAAATTTCTGCGGATAAAATCGATGAGCGTCAATTGGCCGCTTATGATCTGGCTTATCTTGCCGCCCAGTTGCGCGCGGCGCGCGCCTTATGGCGGTTTGCCTCAGAGTCCGGGCAGGATCTCGATAAGCGCCTGGCCGCGTTTTTGATCGCTGATGCCGCGAATGATTTCGCCGGCCGGGTTAGGTCCCGATTGCCTGAATTTGGCCTGACCAAAAAAGAGTTTGAAGCGACGTTGGGCGGCGATCAATGCGCGGCTTGGATCGCTGAAACGCTGGCGCCGGCGTTTTACGGCCCGGCGGCCAGGCTGTTGACTCAAGACGGGCCGTTGTTGGGTTTATCCTCCGAGCACGAAGAAATCAGGCAGCTGTTTAGGAAATTTGCCGAGACTAAAGTCGCGCCTGTGGCCGAGAAAGTGCACCGCGAAGACCTTTTGGCTCCGGAGGAGGTGATTCGCGATCTGGCTCAGATGGGGTGTTTCGGACTTTCCGTGCCGCAGCGCTACGAAGGTTTTCAGGATGACGCCAAGCCGGATAATCTGGGCATGGTGCTGGCTACCGAGGAACTCTCCCGCGTTTCTTTGGGCGTGGCCGGTTCTTTGATCACCAGGCCGGAAATTTTAGCCAAGGCGCTTTTAAAGGGCGGCACCGAGGAGCAAAAAGCCAAGTGGCTTCCCTTGATCGCCACCGGGCAAAAAATGGTTTCGGTGGCCGTGACCGAACCCGATTACGGCTCGGACGTGGCCGGAATCATCGTCAAAGCCCTGCCCAAAAACAACGGCTGGGTGATTCAGGGCACGAAAATGTGGTGCACGTTCGCGGGCCGGGCCGATTTGTTGATGGTTTTAGCCAGAACCGACCCGGACGCGTCTAAAAAGCATCGGGGCCTGTCCGTTTTTATCGTTGAGAAGCCTCCGTCCGATGGCCGCAGTTTCAGCTATGACAACCCCAAGGGTGGGCGCATCTCCGGACGCCAAATAGCTTGCATCGGTTATCGCGGCATGCATACCTTCGAGGTTGTTTTTGAGGATTTTTGGGTGCCTGCCGAAAATTTAATCGGCGGCGAAAGCGGTTTGGGCAAAGGGTTTTACCTGCAAATGGAGGGTTTTGCCGGAGGGCGGCTCCAAACCGCAGCCAGGGCCAACGGCGTGAGTCAGGCGGCTATTGATGAAGCTCTCAAATACGCGCTCGCGCGCAAGGTCTTCGGCAAACCCATCGCCGAATACCAGATGACTCAATGGAAACTGGTGCGCATGGCCGCGCTTCTATCGGGCAGCAGGCAATTGACGTATGAAGTCGCTCGGTTGTTTGACGAAGGCAAGGGTGTGATGGAAGCGTCTCTGGTCAAGCTTTTCGCTTCGCGCATTGCGGAATGGATCGCGCGCGAATCGACTCAGATTCACGGGGCCATGGGCTATGCGGAGGAAACGGCCGTTTCCCGTTATTTTGTGGATGCCCGCGTGTTTTCGATTTTTGAGGGAGCCGAAGAAATATTGGCTCTTCGCGTGATCGCTAAAACGCTGTTCGAAGAAAACCTAAAAGCCCGCACCCCTGCTTGA